One window of the Camarhynchus parvulus chromosome 2, STF_HiC, whole genome shotgun sequence genome contains the following:
- the PDK4 gene encoding pyruvate dehydrogenase kinase, isozyme 4, giving the protein MKAARIALRSAAPLAGASAGSSSGRLPQEVEQFSRFSPSPLSIKQLLDFGSTNGCERTSFAFLRQELPVRFANILKEIDLLPDKLLSTPSVKLVRSWYIQSLKELIEFHQKSPDDQKVLSDFIDTLIRVRNRHHDVVPTMAQGVIEYKDTFKVDPVTNQNIQYFLDRFYMSRISTRMLMNQHTLLFDDKSGSGHPRHIGSIDPCCDVVEVVNDAYESAKMLCDQYYLTSPELKLTQVNGKAPGEPISIVYVPSHLFHMLFELFKNSMRATVEFQEKSPTLSPVEVTVVLGKEDLAIKISDRGGGVPVRKIERLFSYMYSTAPRPNVDDSRNTPLAGFGYGLPISRLYAKYFQGDLNLYSICGYGTDAIIYLKALSTESIEKLPVFNKSASKHYQATSEADDWCVPSKDPKNMAKQSAAS; this is encoded by the exons ATGAAGGCCGCCCGCATCGCCCTCCGCAGCGCCGCGCCGCTGGCAGGGGCCAGcgccggcagcagcagcggccgGTTGCCACAGGAGGTGGAGCAGTTTTCCCGCTTCTCCCCCTCCCCGCTCTCCATCAAGCAGTTGTTGGACTTCG GCTCGACTAATGGATGTGAGAGAACCTCTTTTGCATTTTTGCGACAAGAACTTCCTGTGAGGTTTGCAAACATCTTGAAAGAAATTGATCTTCTTCCTGATAAATTACTAAGCACTCCATCAGTAAAATTAGTAAGAAGCTG GTACATCCAAAGCCTAAAAGAGCTGATTGAATTCCATCAAAAAAGCCCAGATGACCAAAAAGTCTTATCTGA cTTTATAGATACTCTGATTAGAGTCCGAAACAGACATCATGATGTGGTTCCTACAATGGCGCAAGGAGTAATTGAATACAAAGACACTTTTAAAGTGGATCCTGTCACCAATCAAAACATACAGTATTTTTTGGATCGTTTTTACATGAGCCGTATTTCCACCCGGATGCTAATGAACCAACACA CTCTTCTTTTTGATGATAAGTCTGGCTCGGGGCACCCCAGGCACATTGGAAGTATTGATCCTTGCTGTGACGTTGTTGAAGTAGTGAATG ATGCTTATGAAAGTGCCAAGATGTTGTGTGACCAGTATTACTTGACATCTCCTGAACTGAAACTTACTCAAGTGAATG gAAAAGCTCCAGGAGAACCAATTAGCATTGTATATGTTCCATCTCATCTTTTTCACATGCTTTTTGAGCTCTTTAAG AATTCAATGAGAGCAACTGTTGAATTCCAAGAAAAGAGTCCTACCCTTTCTCCAGTTGAAGTGACAGTTGTTCTAGGAAAAGAAGACCTGGCAATCAAG ATCTCAGACCGGGGAGGTGGTGTTCCTGTGAGGAAAATTGAGCGGTTGTTTAGCTACATGTATTCCACTGCACCAAGGCCAAATGTGGATGATTCTCGAAATACCCCTCTT GCTGGCTTTGGGTATGGCTTGCCAATTTCTCGTCTGTATGCTAAGTACTTTCAAGGAGATCTAAATCTTTACTCCATATGTGGTTATGGAACAGATGCTATCATCTACTTGAAG GCCTTATCAACAGAATCAATAGAAAAACTCCCAGTTTTTAACAAATCAGCTTCCAAGCATTACCAGGCTACCTCAGAGGCAGATGACTGGTGTGTCCCAAGTAAAGACCCAAAGAATATGGCAAAGCAGAGTGCAGCTTCTTGA